The Deinococcota bacterium genome has a segment encoding these proteins:
- the araA gene encoding L-arabinose isomerase, translating into MKHLATPKVWFVCGSQHLYGPGPLEQVAANAREIAGALDGSEAIPLEVVFKAVLTTPEEIRRTCLEASSDPDCAGLILWMHTFSPAKMWTSGLSALRKPFCHLHTQFNRDLPWSSIDMDFMNLNQSAHGDREAGFLHSRMRLGRKVVVGHWRDPEVQDRLGAWVRAAHAWSDMQGAAFARFGDNMRFVAVTEGDKVAAEMRFGFSVNGYGVGDLAAKVKAVAEEAVDALVAEYEEGYRVAGELRRGGARHDSLREGARIELGLRAFLEEGGFKGFTTTFEDLHGLRQLPGLAVQRLMADGYGFGAEGDWKTAALLRAMKVMALGLPGGTSFMEDYTYHLDPAGHQVLGAHMLEVCASIASERPSLEVHPLGIGGKEDPVRLVFDAPAGPAVNVSFVDMGNRFRLIVNEVEALTPPELPKLPVARALWACQPDFKTACAAWILAGGAHHTGYSYAVTTEHIEDFAEMAGVEVVVIDKNTRLREFKSELRQNDLYYALAQGLRN; encoded by the coding sequence ATGAAACATCTCGCCACGCCTAAAGTATGGTTCGTCTGCGGGTCGCAGCACCTCTACGGTCCCGGCCCCCTCGAGCAGGTCGCGGCCAACGCCCGGGAGATCGCGGGGGCCCTCGACGGTTCTGAGGCGATCCCGCTCGAGGTCGTCTTTAAGGCCGTCCTCACCACGCCCGAAGAGATCCGCCGGACCTGCCTCGAGGCCAGCAGCGACCCAGACTGTGCGGGCCTCATCTTGTGGATGCACACCTTTTCGCCCGCCAAGATGTGGACCTCTGGCCTCTCCGCCCTGCGCAAACCCTTTTGTCATCTTCACACCCAATTTAACCGCGACTTGCCCTGGAGCAGCATCGACATGGACTTTATGAACCTCAACCAGTCCGCCCACGGCGACCGCGAGGCGGGCTTTCTCCACAGCCGCATGCGTTTGGGCCGCAAGGTGGTGGTCGGGCACTGGCGCGACCCCGAGGTGCAAGACCGTCTCGGCGCGTGGGTGCGGGCGGCCCACGCCTGGTCCGACATGCAAGGCGCGGCGTTCGCCCGCTTTGGCGACAACATGCGCTTTGTCGCCGTCACCGAAGGCGACAAGGTCGCCGCCGAGATGCGCTTTGGCTTCTCGGTCAACGGCTACGGCGTCGGTGACCTTGCCGCTAAGGTCAAGGCCGTCGCCGAGGAGGCCGTGGACGCTCTCGTCGCCGAATACGAAGAGGGCTACAGGGTCGCCGGGGAGCTGCGAAGAGGCGGTGCGCGTCACGACTCGCTGCGCGAGGGCGCGCGCATCGAACTGGGCCTGCGGGCATTTCTCGAGGAGGGCGGCTTTAAAGGCTTCACCACCACCTTTGAGGACCTCCACGGCTTAAGGCAGCTCCCCGGCTTAGCGGTGCAGCGCCTCATGGCCGACGGCTACGGCTTTGGCGCCGAAGGCGACTGGAAGACGGCGGCGCTCTTGCGCGCCATGAAGGTGATGGCCTTGGGCCTGCCCGGCGGCACCTCTTTTATGGAGGACTACACCTACCACTTGGACCCGGCGGGACACCAGGTGCTGGGCGCGCACATGCTCGAGGTCTGCGCGTCCATCGCTTCGGAGAGACCTTCGCTCGAGGTCCATCCGCTCGGCATCGGCGGCAAGGAGGACCCGGTGCGCCTCGTTTTCGACGCGCCTGCAGGCCCCGCCGTCAACGTTTCGTTCGTCGACATGGGCAACCGCTTCCGCCTCATCGTGAACGAGGTCGAGGCGCTGACCCCACCGGAGCTGCCCAAACTTCCGGTGGCTAGAGCGCTCTGGGCCTGCCAGCCCGACTTCAAGACCGCCTGCGCCGCCTGGATACTCGCCGGCGGCGCGCACCATACCGGCTACAGCTACGCCGTCACCACCGAACACATCGAAGACTTCGCCGAAATGGCCGGGGTAGAAGTCGTGGTCATCGACAAAAACACCAGGCTGCGCGAGTTCAAGAGCGAATTGCGGCAGAACGACCTCTACTACGCCCTCGCGCAGGGCCTGCGCAACTAA
- a CDS encoding L-ribulose-5-phosphate 4-epimerase: protein MTLENLREAVCKLHALLPANNLVSWTSGNISGRIPESDVMVIKPSGVGFEDLTPETMVEVDIATLQSQGFYKPSSDTATHAYIYREMPRVGGIVHTHSPYATAWSALGRDIPCILTAMADEFGGPIPCGGFALIGGEEIGREVVEVLRGHRSPAILMQNHGVFTVGQTPKDAVKAAIMCEDVARTVFLAHQLGQPLAIKPQDIDRLYERYTTQYGQ, encoded by the coding sequence ATGACGCTGGAGAACTTAAGGGAGGCGGTCTGCAAGCTCCACGCGCTCTTGCCCGCCAACAACCTGGTGTCCTGGACGAGCGGCAACATCAGCGGCCGCATCCCCGAGAGCGACGTTATGGTCATCAAGCCGAGCGGGGTTGGTTTTGAGGATCTGACGCCGGAGACGATGGTCGAGGTCGATATCGCCACGCTCCAAAGCCAAGGCTTTTATAAGCCTTCGTCCGACACCGCCACCCACGCTTATATTTACCGTGAGATGCCCAGGGTCGGCGGCATCGTGCACACCCATAGCCCCTACGCCACCGCCTGGAGTGCACTAGGGCGCGACATCCCTTGTATTCTTACGGCCATGGCCGACGAGTTCGGCGGCCCCATCCCGTGCGGCGGCTTTGCCCTCATCGGCGGCGAGGAGATAGGGCGCGAGGTGGTCGAGGTCTTGCGGGGCCACCGCTCGCCTGCGATCCTCATGCAAAACCACGGGGTCTTTACGGTCGGCCAAACCCCCAAGGACGCGGTGAAAGCGGCAATTATGTGTGAGGACGTCGCCCGCACGGTCTTTTTGGCCCACCAGCTGGGGCAGCCTCTAGCGATCAAGCCGCAAGACATCGACAGGCTCTATGAGCGCTACACCACCCAGTACGGCCAGTGA
- a CDS encoding ribulokinase, translating to MPDTDNHDHRYAIGVDYGTESGRAVLVRLKDGKEVASAVHPYGDGVIDKRLPGGKKPLPPDWALQNPEDYLEVLKRTVPAVLQESGVRPEQVVGVGIDFTSCTMLPTLADGTPLCRLPELRDEPHAWVKLWKHHAAQPQADRINETACAMSEPWLARYGGKISSEWFFSKALQILEEAPDVYHQADRLIEAADWVVWQLTGVETRNACTAGYKAMYQDGAFPSRDFFAALHPQFADVVETKMLFELAPLGAKAGALTAAAAGWTGLQAGTTVAVANVDAHVTVPATGQVEPGTMVMIMGTSTCHMLVAEDLREVEGMCGAVKGGVVPGYYGYEAGQSGVGDIFAWFVKQAVPPAYHDKAARQGLDLQGYLTQEAAKQGPGEHGLLALDWLNGNRSVLVDAELSGLIVGLTLASTAPDIYRALLEATAYGTRVIIESFEASGVPIRRLIAAGGLPGKSPLLMQIYADVCNREIFVIESQQGPALGAAMHAAVAAGAYRDIAEAAARMGGLSETVYRPKREHTGVYDALYQDYRYLHDLFGRSGRHEPGGVMKRLREHRSRHVETKSVEAGVRE from the coding sequence ATGCCTGATACAGACAACCATGACCATCGCTACGCAATCGGAGTCGATTACGGCACGGAGTCCGGGCGGGCCGTGCTGGTAAGGCTAAAGGACGGCAAAGAGGTTGCCAGCGCGGTTCACCCCTACGGCGACGGGGTGATCGACAAGCGCCTCCCAGGAGGTAAGAAGCCGCTGCCGCCCGACTGGGCGCTGCAAAACCCTGAGGACTACCTCGAGGTTTTAAAGAGGACGGTACCGGCGGTACTCCAAGAGAGCGGCGTTCGCCCTGAGCAGGTTGTCGGCGTCGGCATCGACTTCACCTCCTGCACCATGCTGCCGACGCTCGCTGACGGAACGCCGCTTTGTCGCCTGCCCGAGCTGCGCGACGAGCCGCACGCCTGGGTAAAGCTCTGGAAGCACCACGCCGCGCAGCCGCAAGCCGACCGCATCAACGAGACGGCGTGCGCCATGAGCGAGCCTTGGCTGGCGCGTTACGGCGGCAAGATCAGCAGCGAATGGTTTTTTAGCAAGGCTTTGCAGATTTTAGAGGAGGCGCCTGACGTTTACCACCAGGCCGACCGCCTTATCGAGGCGGCCGACTGGGTTGTCTGGCAGCTCACCGGGGTGGAGACGCGCAATGCCTGCACCGCCGGTTATAAAGCCATGTATCAGGACGGCGCCTTCCCGAGCCGGGACTTTTTTGCCGCGCTGCACCCTCAGTTCGCCGATGTCGTCGAGACGAAGATGCTCTTTGAACTCGCGCCGCTCGGCGCCAAAGCGGGTGCGTTGACGGCGGCGGCGGCAGGGTGGACAGGACTTCAGGCCGGTACGACCGTGGCGGTAGCCAACGTCGACGCCCACGTCACCGTGCCCGCCACCGGGCAGGTCGAGCCCGGCACCATGGTGATGATCATGGGCACCTCGACCTGCCACATGCTCGTCGCCGAGGACTTGCGCGAGGTCGAGGGGATGTGCGGCGCCGTCAAGGGAGGCGTCGTCCCCGGCTACTACGGTTATGAGGCGGGGCAGAGCGGGGTCGGAGACATCTTTGCCTGGTTTGTCAAGCAGGCGGTGCCGCCGGCCTACCATGACAAGGCCGCGCGGCAAGGGCTTGATCTCCAGGGTTATCTGACACAAGAAGCCGCCAAGCAAGGGCCGGGGGAGCACGGCCTTTTGGCGCTCGACTGGTTGAACGGCAACCGCAGCGTGTTGGTCGATGCTGAACTCTCCGGACTGATTGTCGGCCTGACCCTTGCCAGCACCGCCCCCGACATCTACCGGGCGCTGCTCGAGGCCACCGCCTACGGCACGCGCGTCATCATCGAGTCGTTCGAGGCGAGCGGCGTTCCCATCCGGAGGCTGATCGCCGCGGGCGGCTTGCCCGGCAAGAGCCCGCTGCTCATGCAGATCTACGCGGACGTCTGTAACCGTGAAATTTTTGTCATCGAAAGCCAGCAGGGGCCCGCGCTCGGCGCCGCCATGCACGCCGCCGTGGCGGCGGGCGCCTACCGCGACATCGCCGAAGCGGCGGCGCGGATGGGCGGGCTGAGCGAAACCGTCTACCGGCCCAAGAGGGAACACACCGGGGTTTACGACGCGCTCTACCAGGACTACCGTTACCTTCACGACCTCTTCGGGCGCAGTGGCCGCCATGAGCCGGGGGGCGTGATGAAGCGTCTGCGCGAACACCGCTCGAGACATGTCGAAACCAAATCGGTGGAAGCGGGAGTAAGAGAATGA
- a CDS encoding ribbon-helix-helix domain-containing protein, with product MQKTTLYLPAELHKLLKEAAKHEQKSQAELIEVLFDYMKTQPGPVPSCIGVAEDAGVTARESEERMLASLPVLNAVEGAS from the coding sequence ATGCAGAAGACGACCCTTTATCTACCTGCTGAACTTCATAAGTTGCTTAAAGAGGCGGCCAAGCATGAGCAAAAAAGCCAGGCTGAGCTGATCGAGGTTCTCTTTGACTACATGAAAACGCAGCCGGGACCGGTGCCAAGTTGTATAGGCGTTGCTGAAGACGCGGGCGTCACCGCGCGAGAGAGCGAGGAGCGGATGCTAGCGTCATTGCCTGTGCTGAACGCGGTGGAGGGTGCGTCTTGA
- a CDS encoding LuxR C-terminal-related transcriptional regulator — MLRQHEVDAPWGYALKGLRTIPRPALVVTGNRSPHYLRDLLELQPEGLVVLALEPADVPQALKRVASGETFYSGPPLGASPLSQRERQVLRLVAFSAHNDDIILGAPRIGISKAGVSNLISSIKDKLQLRNHVALSLSYLGVLPTLGGEDFDKLL, encoded by the coding sequence GTGCTCCGTCAGCATGAAGTGGACGCTCCTTGGGGTTACGCCCTCAAGGGGCTGCGGACCATCCCCCGCCCCGCTCTCGTCGTCACCGGCAACCGCTCGCCTCACTACCTGCGCGACCTGCTCGAGTTGCAGCCTGAAGGGCTCGTGGTCTTGGCCCTCGAGCCCGCCGATGTTCCCCAAGCTCTAAAGAGAGTCGCCTCGGGAGAGACCTTTTATAGCGGCCCACCCTTGGGAGCTAGTCCGCTCAGCCAGCGCGAGCGGCAGGTCTTACGCCTCGTGGCCTTTTCCGCCCACAACGACGACATCATCCTTGGCGCGCCAAGGATCGGCATCTCCAAGGCGGGGGTTTCGAACCTGATCTCGAGCATCAAAGACAAGCTGCAACTGCGTAATCACGTGGCGCTGTCGCTCTCCTACTTAGGGGTGTTGCCGACGCTTGGCGGCGAG